The sequence ACCGTCCGCAAATTTTTCGGCGAAGCGATTGTCGTAACGCAGGAGGTTGACGACATTATCCAGTCGCCCATTGTGAAAGAAAGTATCATCAACAACTCCGACTGTAAAATCCTGCTTGACCAACGCAAGTATATGAACAAGTTTGATGATATACAGGCAATGTTGGGGCTTACCGACAAAGAAAAAGGGCAGGTACTTTCCATCAATATGAACAACGATGCAAGCCGACTTTACAAAGAGGTTTGGATTGGCTTAGGAGGTACACACTCGGCAGTCTATGCCACCGAAGTTAGTTTGGAGGAATACCTCGCCTACACCACAGAGGAAACCGAAAAAATGGAAGTGATGCAGCTTGCTGCGGAACTCGACGGTAACGTAGAACTCGCCATTAAGCATATCGCAATGCAAAGGCGGGACAAAGTAAATCAATAGTCATTAACAATTTAAAAATTCAGAAACAATGAAAAAAGTATTGTATCTGGTGTGTACGGCACTGATGCTCGCCGTAGCACCGTCAGCAAAAGCCCAGTGGGTTGTAACCGACCCCGCAAATTTGGCTTCAGGTATTATCAACTCTGCGAACGAAATCATACAGACTTCTTCGACCGTGAGCAATGTGATAAAGAACTTCAACGAAGTGAAGAAAGTGTACGACCAGGGCAAGGAATATTATGACAAGCTGAAGGCTATCAACAACCTTGTAAAAGATGCCCGTAAAGTACAGCAAACGGTTTTATTGGTAGGCGATGTATCCGAAATGTACGTGCAGAATTTTGGTAAGATGATGAACGACCCAAATTTTACCCCACAGGAATTGGTCGCTATCGGCAACGGTTATTCGGCACTGCTCAATGAAAGTACCGAACTGCTGAAAGAATTGAAGCAGATTGTAACCTCTACAAGCCTTTCGTTGAACGACAAAGAGCGTATGGACATTATTGACCGTGTGTACAAAGAGGTAAAGGAGTACCACAGCCTGGTGCGCTACTATACTAACAAAAACATTTCTGTAAGCTACCTAAGAGCGAAAAAGAAAAACGATGCCCAAAGAGTGCTTGAACTCTACGGAACTGCTAACCAAAAATACTGGTAAACTATGGAATGGAATAATCTTCACGAACTCCTGCGGTCGCTTTATGATGATATGATGCCACTTGCAGGCGATATGGCTGCAGTAGCTAAAGGATTGGCGGGATTGGGAGCGTTGTTCTATGTGGCATTAAAGGTTTGGCAGGCTTTAAGCCGTGCCGAACCTATTGATGTGTTCCCTTTGCTGCGTCCGTTCGCTTTAGGCCTTTGCATAATGTTCTTTCCAACCATCGTATTGGGAACCATCAATGCAGTATTGAGCCCGGTAGTTACGGGAACCCACCAAATACTCGAAGACCAGGTGCTTGATCTTAACCAGCTCCAACAACAGAAAGACCAATTGGAATATGAAGCAATGGTCAGAAATCCCGAAACAGCCTATATGGTATCAGACGAAGAGTTTGATAAAAAACTGGACGAACTGGGATGGTCGCCATCAGACGTAGGCACAATGGCGGGTATGTATATGGACAGGCAGGCTTACAAGATAGAGAAAGCCATAAAGGATTGGTTTCGCAATCTATTGGAAATACTCTTTCAGGCGGCAGCATTGGTCATTGATACCATACGGACGTTTTTCCTAATAGTCCTTTCCATACTAGGACCAATAGCCTTTGCCATTTCCGTATGGGACGGATTTCAGTCCACGCTTACGCAATGGATTACTAGGTATGTCAGTGTTTACCTGTGGCTTCCTGTTTCAGATCTGTTCAGCTCAATGTTGGCAAGAATACAATCCCTCATACTCGAAAGGGATATAGCGATGCTTGCCGACCCTACCTACATACCTGATACGAGCAATACCGTGTACATCATTTTTATGATTATCGGCATCATCGGGTACTTCACTATACCGACAGTAACAGGTTGGGTAATCCAAGCCGGAGGCGCAGGAAACTTTACCCGCAATGTGAACCAAACTGCAATGAAAGCCGGAAACATCGCCGGAGCAGGTGCAGGCTCAACAGTGGGAAACATCGGCGGTAAACTGATGAATAAATAAACAATTAATCATTCTAAAAAATGGAATTTAAAACGCTAAGAAATATCGAAAACAGCTTTAGGCAGATACGTTTGTATGCCATTGTGTTTGCGGTTCTCTGCATTGGCGTGGTAGGTTACGCCGTATGGCGTTCCTACCGCTTTGCAGAAGAACAACGCCAAAAAATCTATGTACTGGATAATGGCAAATCACTGATGCTTGCCTTATCGCAGGATGCAAGCATTAACCGTCCCGTAGAAGCAAGGGAACACGTCAGACGTTTTCACGAGCTTTTCTTCACGCTTGCGCCCGATAAGAACGCTATTGAAAGCAATATGAGCAGGGCATTTAACCTTGCCGATAAAAGTGCTTTTGATTACTACAAAGACTTATCAGAAAAGGGCTATTACAGCAGGATTATTTCGGGTAACGTGCAACAACGCATAGAGGTGGATAGTGTAGTATGCAATTTTGACAATTACCCTTATGCAGTGCGTACCTACGCCAAACAGTTCATTATCCGGTCAAGCAATGTAACCAGACGTAACCTGATTACCTCCTGCTATCTCGTCAACTCCGTTCGTTCCGACAATAACCCGCAGGGCTTCAATATTGAAAAATTTGCAGTCGTGGAAAATAAGGATATAGAGGTCATCGAACGCTAAAAAAACAATCTTATGGAAGCATTATCAGATTTAAGCACGTTCGCAAAAATCCTTACCGACAAAGGATATAACGGGTATTTCCATACGCAGGGGGTGTATGCCGGAAAGCTGAAAGACAGCATCAGCGAATACCTTGAAAGCTGCCAAAAAGGTACAGACAGTTTGCCTAAGCAGGACTTACTGTTGACAGGCTACCTGCAATGGTCGGGCGATGACAAGCCGCGTGTAGAATGCAGTATGTGGGTAAAGTACCTGAATGGCAAATTCTCATTGAGCCGTATGGAAGTAGCCAAGAAAGACGGCTTTGGGCAACTGCTCAAAAAATCGGAACTGGCAAACCTGTCCGTAATGTCCGCACCCAAATTAACGGAAGCGGTCGCACTGGTCAACGATGCACCGAAGCAACAGGCGGGTAAAAGTCCTAAGCGTTTCAAGCTATAACACAGAAATAGTAAGGCTATGAAAAAATTAAGAGCAAATATGGACAGGTACTTTGACAAGTTGGACGACCGTTGGCGGGCGTTGCCCTTGCTCAAACAGCACCAATATACGCTGTACTTCTTTGTGGGTTATCTGCTGCTTACCGTAGCGGTCATTGGCAAAGTGATGTACGATACCTCAAAGTCCGGTAACGGTATGGTCATAGAGCATATCGAAAACCCTGTCCTTAA is a genomic window of Chryseobacterium nakagawai containing:
- a CDS encoding nitrogen regulatory IIA protein translates to MKKLRANMDRYFDKLDDRWRALPLLKQHQYTLYFFVGYLLLTVAVIGKVMYDTSKSGNGMVIEHIENPVLKSKNPARLQDSVSTILKNQIYERK
- the traJ gene encoding conjugative transposon protein TraJ, with translation MEWNNLHELLRSLYDDMMPLAGDMAAVAKGLAGLGALFYVALKVWQALSRAEPIDVFPLLRPFALGLCIMFFPTIVLGTINAVLSPVVTGTHQILEDQVLDLNQLQQQKDQLEYEAMVRNPETAYMVSDEEFDKKLDELGWSPSDVGTMAGMYMDRQAYKIEKAIKDWFRNLLEILFQAAALVIDTIRTFFLIVLSILGPIAFAISVWDGFQSTLTQWITRYVSVYLWLPVSDLFSSMLARIQSLILERDIAMLADPTYIPDTSNTVYIIFMIIGIIGYFTIPTVTGWVIQAGGAGNFTRNVNQTAMKAGNIAGAGAGSTVGNIGGKLMNK
- the traK gene encoding conjugative transposon protein TraK; amino-acid sequence: MEFKTLRNIENSFRQIRLYAIVFAVLCIGVVGYAVWRSYRFAEEQRQKIYVLDNGKSLMLALSQDASINRPVEAREHVRRFHELFFTLAPDKNAIESNMSRAFNLADKSAFDYYKDLSEKGYYSRIISGNVQQRIEVDSVVCNFDNYPYAVRTYAKQFIIRSSNVTRRNLITSCYLVNSVRSDNNPQGFNIEKFAVVENKDIEVIER
- a CDS encoding DUF4141 domain-containing protein encodes the protein MKKVLYLVCTALMLAVAPSAKAQWVVTDPANLASGIINSANEIIQTSSTVSNVIKNFNEVKKVYDQGKEYYDKLKAINNLVKDARKVQQTVLLVGDVSEMYVQNFGKMMNDPNFTPQELVAIGNGYSALLNESTELLKELKQIVTSTSLSLNDKERMDIIDRVYKEVKEYHSLVRYYTNKNISVSYLRAKKKNDAQRVLELYGTANQKYW